The Chitinophaga flava genome has a segment encoding these proteins:
- a CDS encoding phosphatidylglycerol lysyltransferase domain-containing protein — translation MPLEKKILSAAFLRKLHWKELLALLFILLAIYFFRSQRHELSSLVPAIEKADRVWVFIGIAVTGIYILLQALMYVFSFRAIGSRLSTYLSTELFLKRNLLSVFLPAGGVSSLAYVPQSLRRAQLHKQQIHQASGIYGFVGILSVFLAGIPVVMYAMLHTGSMKDAGWGLAAICVLLAAVVWMVHSMQKRGKAYQLLIKYFPATAHKVDEIFTFQLSVPSFTYTVLASVLIEVTGVAHLYLSMLAAGVAPSLEAACVGYIVATIFLIISPFLRGLGAIELSLAYLLSNYGYSTLEALEITLLFRLFEFWLPLAAGMVAFALKGRDLALRLLPPILIFLLGMVNIFSVLTPPLAYRMHLLRAYIPGTSIHASNLLVVFSGLILLVTATFLFRGLRSAWIVALSVSLISIFGHMGKALDYEEASLALITSILLLVTARHYRVKSNRQLVNIGVVTAVATFLLVLIFGTIGFYFLNVRHFGIDFTWQQSLRHAFHCFMLLEDDGLRPGTRFAREFMSAIRVLGVSSWAFLFYTIIRPYLQVAKPTNTSLEKAKFYLSQYGDSPMDYFKVGQDKILYVSDTYEGFIAYRVASSFAIVLEEPVCSEDNKLMLLEEFEQQCRKMGLRPAFYRVDEDSTYYFSQLKKKKMLIGQEAIMDIRDFTLSGKDKKSLRNALNSLANKGYVTTLHPAPQSAAMLAELKQVSDEWLEQYEVKEMTFSQGLFDATAMREQDMITVTDAEGKIVAFLNIIPDYTPGECTYDLIRKRTNAPGGVMDALIIALIQDAQQKELQYLNLGMVPMSGISQPENTAEKMVKYAYEKLRFFRHYQGLREFKDKYATVWTNKYLIYEHDFDLLQLPAALSKVMQP, via the coding sequence ATGCCTCTTGAAAAAAAGATCCTGTCTGCGGCTTTTTTGCGGAAACTCCACTGGAAGGAGTTATTAGCATTGTTGTTTATACTGTTAGCCATCTATTTCTTTCGTTCACAACGTCATGAATTATCCTCTCTGGTACCTGCCATTGAAAAGGCAGACCGGGTATGGGTATTTATTGGTATTGCTGTAACAGGTATATACATTTTGTTACAGGCACTCATGTATGTGTTCAGTTTCCGTGCGATAGGCTCCAGGCTGAGCACCTACCTGAGCACTGAACTTTTTCTGAAACGTAACCTGCTTTCCGTATTTCTGCCTGCCGGCGGCGTCAGCTCCCTGGCTTACGTGCCACAGAGTTTGCGGCGTGCACAGCTGCACAAACAACAGATACACCAGGCATCCGGTATTTATGGATTTGTAGGAATCCTCTCTGTATTTCTGGCAGGTATACCGGTAGTGATGTATGCCATGCTGCATACCGGCAGTATGAAAGACGCCGGCTGGGGCCTGGCAGCGATCTGTGTATTGCTGGCTGCTGTCGTGTGGATGGTTCATTCCATGCAAAAACGGGGAAAAGCCTATCAGTTGCTGATAAAATATTTTCCAGCCACTGCCCATAAGGTAGATGAAATCTTCACCTTTCAATTGTCTGTGCCTTCCTTTACGTATACCGTGCTGGCATCGGTGCTGATTGAAGTGACCGGTGTGGCCCATCTGTACCTCAGTATGCTGGCAGCAGGAGTGGCCCCTTCGCTGGAAGCTGCCTGTGTAGGATATATTGTGGCCACTATCTTCCTGATCATCTCTCCGTTTCTGCGGGGCCTCGGCGCCATTGAGCTTTCACTGGCGTATCTGCTCAGCAATTACGGTTACTCCACGCTGGAAGCGCTGGAGATCACGCTGCTGTTCCGTTTGTTTGAATTCTGGCTGCCACTGGCGGCCGGTATGGTGGCTTTCGCGCTGAAAGGCCGGGACCTGGCGCTGCGACTGCTGCCGCCTATCCTGATCTTTTTACTGGGGATGGTCAATATTTTCTCAGTCCTCACTCCTCCGCTGGCCTACCGTATGCATCTGTTGCGGGCTTATATACCTGGTACTTCTATCCATGCCTCCAACCTGCTGGTGGTATTTTCCGGGCTGATATTGCTGGTAACGGCCACCTTCCTTTTCAGGGGACTGCGTAGTGCCTGGATCGTAGCATTGTCGGTATCCCTGATATCCATCTTTGGACACATGGGTAAAGCACTCGACTATGAAGAGGCATCACTGGCGCTGATCACCAGTATATTGTTGCTGGTCACTGCCAGACATTACCGGGTGAAAAGCAACCGGCAGCTGGTGAATATCGGAGTCGTCACGGCGGTGGCCACTTTCCTGCTGGTATTGATATTTGGTACCATCGGTTTTTATTTCCTGAATGTGCGGCATTTTGGTATTGACTTCACCTGGCAGCAGTCCCTCCGGCATGCCTTCCACTGTTTTATGCTGCTGGAAGATGATGGGCTACGCCCCGGGACCCGTTTTGCACGGGAGTTCATGTCGGCCATCCGTGTGCTGGGCGTCAGCTCCTGGGCCTTTCTGTTTTATACCATTATCCGTCCATACCTTCAGGTGGCCAAGCCTACTAATACTTCGCTGGAAAAAGCGAAGTTTTACCTGAGCCAGTATGGCGATTCTCCCATGGATTATTTCAAAGTAGGACAAGATAAGATCCTGTACGTATCTGATACGTATGAAGGTTTTATTGCCTACCGGGTAGCCAGTAGCTTTGCTATTGTGCTGGAAGAACCGGTTTGCAGTGAAGACAATAAACTGATGCTGCTCGAGGAATTTGAGCAACAATGCCGGAAGATGGGCCTGCGCCCCGCTTTTTACCGGGTAGATGAAGACAGCACCTATTATTTCAGTCAGCTGAAGAAGAAAAAAATGCTGATTGGTCAGGAAGCCATTATGGACATCCGTGATTTCACCCTTAGTGGCAAAGACAAAAAATCGTTGCGTAATGCGCTCAACAGCCTGGCCAACAAAGGATATGTGACCACTCTCCACCCGGCCCCTCAATCAGCGGCCATGCTGGCAGAGCTGAAACAGGTAAGCGATGAATGGCTGGAACAGTATGAGGTAAAGGAGATGACCTTCTCACAGGGCCTGTTTGATGCTACCGCCATGCGGGAGCAAGACATGATCACCGTTACAGATGCCGAAGGCAAAATAGTGGCGTTCCTGAATATTATTCCCGACTATACACCGGGAGAATGTACCTACGATCTTATCCGTAAGCGCACCAATGCGCCCGGCGGTGTGATGGACGCACTGATCATCGCATTGATACAAGATGCGCAGCAGAAAGAGCTGCAATACCTCAATCTCGGCATGGTGCCGATGTCGGGTATCAGTCAGCCGGAAAACACTGCTGAAAAAATGGTGAAGTATGCTTATGAGAAACTGCGTTTCTTCCGGCATTACCAGGGCCTAAGGGAATTCAAGGATAAATATGCCACCGTGTGGACCAACAAATACCTGATTTACGAACATGACTTTGACCTGCTTCAACTGCCTGCGGCGCTGAGCAAGGTGATGCAGCCTTAG
- a CDS encoding universal stress protein, translating to MSEILIAVDLGPFSKSVIHTGVELAGKMNTSVTLFTVIEIGIGLGLPEAGPVFTDDIQGRIKEAEDILQTYKNNYPDANINIQVTAGNPKNETLDQAHNGHTSILVVGTHGRTGLNHMLVGSTAEYIIRHACIPVLVVPYNKEDH from the coding sequence ATGTCAGAAATATTGATCGCAGTTGACCTGGGGCCCTTCTCCAAAAGTGTTATCCACACAGGCGTGGAACTGGCCGGCAAAATGAACACTTCCGTAACATTGTTTACCGTGATCGAAATCGGCATCGGCCTGGGCCTTCCAGAAGCCGGTCCCGTATTTACCGATGATATCCAGGGCAGAATCAAAGAAGCAGAAGACATCCTGCAGACATACAAAAACAACTACCCTGATGCTAATATCAATATTCAGGTAACAGCTGGCAACCCGAAAAATGAAACCCTTGATCAGGCTCACAACGGCCATACCTCCATCCTCGTTGTTGGCACTCACGGCCGCACCGGTCTCAATCACATGCTGGTAGGCAGCACCGCCGAATACATTATTCGCCATGCCTGTATACCTGTACTCGTTGTTCCTTACAACAAAGAAGATCATTAA
- a CDS encoding TetR/AcrR family transcriptional regulator: MKLKDDKKYARIFRAVLKLVAKKGLAGMTMGDISKEAGIATGTLYVYFSSKDELINALFAACRENSVTISFKGYNAQQPFKPAFRNIWMNILRYRLQNFEEFIFLEQCYHSPYITAATREKARQLTEPFYALITRGQSEQLIKNIETDLLATFIIGSMNELVKQIHYSGIALTRSRINHTFDLCWDAIRA; the protein is encoded by the coding sequence GTGAAATTGAAAGACGATAAGAAGTATGCCCGGATTTTCAGGGCCGTGCTCAAGCTGGTGGCTAAAAAGGGGTTAGCCGGCATGACCATGGGTGACATCTCCAAAGAGGCCGGTATTGCCACCGGTACTTTGTATGTATATTTCAGCAGTAAAGATGAGCTCATCAATGCCCTCTTCGCTGCCTGCCGCGAAAACTCCGTTACCATCTCCTTCAAGGGATACAATGCGCAGCAGCCGTTTAAGCCTGCATTCCGGAATATCTGGATGAACATACTCCGTTACCGCCTGCAGAACTTTGAGGAATTCATTTTCCTGGAACAATGCTATCACTCCCCTTATATCACCGCAGCTACACGCGAAAAAGCCAGACAGCTGACCGAACCGTTCTACGCGCTGATCACCAGGGGACAATCAGAACAACTGATCAAAAACATTGAAACAGATTTACTGGCCACATTTATCATCGGCAGTATGAATGAGCTGGTTAAACAAATCCATTACAGCGGCATAGCCCTCACCAGATCAAGGATAAACCACACCTTCGACCTGTGCTGGGATGCTATCAGGGCCTGA
- a CDS encoding alpha-L-fucosidase, with product MKNRIVLLLCMVYLCHGLSAQDMPDMWTKSGNNNNTHPGLKWFTEAKFGLFIHWGLYSKLGGRWNDSSYYGSGEWLMNRAKAPADKYAQVAETFNPQGFDADQWAQTAKEAGIKYMVITAKHHEGFSMFDSKVTDFDIVDASPYGKDPMKALATACRNKDIQFGFYYSQFLDWHEPNGGGNTWDFKLKDKDYQQYYRSKSIPQLKELLTNYGPLGLIWFDMPGGLTPEQTRQMIDSLRLLQPNCLFSSRVGHGLGDYRDFGDSEMPPVPISGAWECIYTHNDSWGYIQHDLNFKSPAEIIHLLSTAASKGGNLMLNVGPDGDGKWPAYSVEYLKATGKWLQQYGESIYGTTYGLIPAQPWGVTTSKPGKLFLHVWEAPANRQLRVPGVNARVKSVKILGSNKTLAFTQGADETTIQLPVTLPDTRNTVLVMEYSGAQTDLSQLRTQTVSNQYPQADIPSIWAVYNGAAKNKLFTYSHYFGDWKHDNCAYDMKNPEDALVFPLDIQEAGDYKIILDYACDQSAASQQGVVTLTGQQLPFLTLFTGAYDSHKPFMFIQHAIGILHVDKPGKHNLTVKPVSGNTKELFRLRKIILQPVK from the coding sequence ATGAAGAACAGAATTGTATTGCTATTATGCATGGTATACCTCTGCCATGGCCTTTCCGCACAGGATATGCCCGACATGTGGACAAAATCGGGGAATAACAACAACACGCATCCCGGCCTGAAATGGTTTACTGAAGCTAAATTCGGACTCTTTATCCACTGGGGACTTTATTCCAAATTAGGCGGCCGCTGGAACGACAGCAGCTACTACGGCAGCGGAGAATGGTTGATGAACCGCGCTAAAGCACCTGCTGATAAGTATGCCCAGGTTGCTGAAACCTTCAACCCGCAAGGTTTTGATGCTGATCAATGGGCTCAGACTGCTAAAGAAGCCGGTATTAAATACATGGTGATCACAGCCAAACATCATGAAGGCTTCAGCATGTTTGATTCCAAAGTGACCGACTTCGATATCGTAGATGCGTCACCGTATGGAAAGGATCCGATGAAAGCATTGGCCACAGCCTGTCGTAATAAAGACATACAATTCGGGTTTTATTACTCCCAGTTTCTCGACTGGCATGAACCCAACGGAGGCGGCAACACCTGGGATTTCAAACTAAAAGACAAAGACTATCAGCAATACTATCGTAGTAAGTCTATTCCGCAACTGAAAGAACTGCTAACCAACTACGGTCCGCTGGGCCTCATATGGTTTGATATGCCCGGAGGCCTTACGCCTGAACAAACCAGACAGATGATAGACAGTCTGCGTTTGTTGCAACCCAACTGCCTCTTCAGCAGCAGGGTAGGCCATGGCCTGGGTGACTACCGCGATTTCGGTGACTCTGAAATGCCACCAGTGCCCATCTCCGGCGCCTGGGAATGTATCTATACACACAACGATTCCTGGGGGTATATTCAACATGACCTCAATTTCAAATCTCCCGCAGAAATCATTCATCTGTTATCTACTGCGGCATCAAAGGGTGGTAACCTGATGCTGAATGTAGGTCCGGATGGAGACGGTAAATGGCCGGCATATTCTGTCGAATACCTGAAAGCCACCGGTAAATGGCTGCAACAGTACGGAGAAAGTATCTATGGCACTACCTATGGCCTGATACCAGCCCAGCCCTGGGGTGTTACGACCAGCAAACCAGGAAAACTGTTTTTGCATGTATGGGAAGCCCCGGCTAACAGACAACTCCGTGTGCCCGGTGTCAATGCTAGAGTAAAATCAGTAAAAATCCTCGGTAGCAATAAAACACTGGCCTTTACACAAGGTGCGGATGAAACAACTATACAACTGCCTGTAACGTTGCCGGATACACGTAATACAGTGTTGGTAATGGAATACAGTGGCGCACAGACTGATCTGTCGCAGCTGCGCACACAAACTGTCAGCAATCAGTACCCACAGGCAGACATTCCTTCCATATGGGCTGTTTACAACGGTGCCGCTAAAAACAAACTGTTTACCTATTCGCATTATTTCGGTGACTGGAAACATGACAACTGCGCCTATGATATGAAAAATCCGGAAGATGCGCTGGTGTTCCCACTCGACATCCAGGAGGCTGGCGATTACAAGATCATACTCGACTACGCCTGCGACCAGTCTGCTGCTTCACAGCAAGGAGTGGTAACACTCACTGGACAGCAACTGCCCTTCCTGACACTGTTTACCGGCGCATACGACAGCCATAAACCTTTTATGTTTATCCAGCATGCCATCGGTATCCTGCATGTAGATAAGCCCGGTAAACACAACCTGACAGTGAAACCTGTATCAGGCAATACAAAGGAGCTGTTTCGCCTCCGGAAGATCATATTGCAACCAGTAAAATAA
- a CDS encoding alpha-galactosidase has translation MKQMKPLWLLSAALYSTLAVAQTKPPARDWLIDSKGYAATVTEKGKEIVLSNGLLSRSFRVAPNVICTDFRNLTSGEQLLRSVKPEARITINGHDYQIGGAGGQRQHAYLLPVWLDSLQSGKTDFIYVGHQLTEIKPVLNWKPKGWCSNPQLPTGKALIFTYRAQTPELQGVTVKVHYELFDGIPLLAKWLEITNAAAQTLKLDQVVNEILATPEEESTVVGEPDKIRTPHGIYVESNYTFNNSMTARLSDQTTHWKTDSSYTSQVNYDLQTPCLLEVHPKVPVGITLAAGEHFESIRTYELLLDGYDRERNGLAKRRMYRTIAPWSTENPIFMHLVSTDPVKVKNIIDQCAATGYEGVILSFGSGLNMEDTSEANITKFKALADYAHNKKVLLGGYSLFSSRRISDEDDVINPATGKPGGAFFGNAPCLGSKWGLGYLAKLKRFITATGFDIFENDGPYPGDVCASTTHPGHAGKDDSQWKQIQLQKGLYHFLNQRGVYINAPDWYFMDGTNKIALGYREVNFSLPRAEQLILNRQNIFDGTWEKTPSMSWGFVPLSEYQGGGAAATLEPLKDHLDAYEQLMMQYYGAGVQACYRGPRLYDDVSTQRLVQQVISWYKKYRDILNTDVIHLRRADGRDWDGIMHVSPVLKQKAMVMLYNPTTQPVTREIALPLYYSGLVNKVSIREKEGRPLSYILDRNYTAHVKVTIPASGYTWLVAE, from the coding sequence ATGAAACAAATGAAACCATTATGGCTGCTATCTGCAGCGCTGTATTCCACGCTGGCAGTGGCCCAGACCAAACCACCGGCCCGTGACTGGCTCATAGACTCCAAAGGTTATGCGGCCACTGTTACGGAAAAAGGGAAAGAAATTGTACTGAGCAATGGTTTGCTGAGTCGTAGTTTTCGTGTAGCCCCCAACGTGATCTGTACCGATTTCCGTAACCTGACCAGCGGAGAACAGCTACTCCGTTCCGTGAAACCGGAAGCCAGAATCACCATCAATGGACATGACTATCAAATCGGCGGCGCCGGCGGCCAGCGACAACATGCTTACCTGTTGCCCGTTTGGCTGGACAGCCTGCAGTCTGGTAAAACAGATTTTATATATGTTGGCCATCAGCTGACTGAAATTAAACCGGTGCTGAACTGGAAACCCAAAGGCTGGTGTTCCAATCCTCAGCTGCCTACCGGTAAAGCACTGATCTTCACCTATCGTGCACAGACGCCTGAGTTACAAGGTGTCACCGTAAAAGTCCACTACGAACTGTTTGATGGTATCCCGTTGCTGGCCAAATGGCTGGAGATTACTAACGCTGCCGCACAAACGCTGAAACTCGATCAGGTTGTCAACGAAATTCTGGCCACACCGGAAGAAGAATCGACCGTAGTGGGCGAGCCCGACAAGATCCGGACCCCGCACGGGATATATGTGGAAAGCAATTACACTTTCAATAACTCGATGACTGCCAGACTGAGCGATCAGACGACCCATTGGAAAACAGACAGCAGCTATACTTCGCAGGTAAACTATGACCTGCAAACGCCCTGTCTGCTGGAAGTACATCCTAAAGTGCCGGTGGGTATAACACTGGCTGCCGGAGAACATTTTGAATCTATCCGCACCTATGAGTTGTTACTGGATGGTTACGACAGGGAACGCAACGGGCTGGCCAAACGCCGCATGTACCGTACAATTGCGCCCTGGTCAACAGAAAATCCCATCTTCATGCACCTGGTCAGCACCGATCCGGTAAAAGTGAAAAATATCATTGACCAGTGTGCCGCCACCGGCTATGAAGGGGTGATCCTGAGCTTTGGCAGCGGGCTGAACATGGAAGATACCAGTGAAGCCAACATAACAAAGTTCAAAGCCCTGGCCGATTACGCACATAATAAAAAGGTGCTGCTGGGTGGTTATTCCCTCTTTTCGAGCAGGCGTATCAGTGATGAAGATGATGTGATCAACCCGGCCACCGGTAAACCGGGTGGTGCTTTCTTCGGGAATGCGCCCTGCCTGGGCAGCAAATGGGGCCTCGGTTATCTGGCTAAATTAAAACGCTTCATCACCGCTACCGGCTTCGATATTTTCGAAAACGACGGCCCTTATCCCGGCGATGTATGCGCTTCCACCACTCATCCCGGACATGCTGGTAAAGACGATTCTCAATGGAAACAGATACAGCTGCAGAAAGGATTGTATCATTTCCTGAATCAGCGAGGCGTATACATCAACGCACCTGACTGGTATTTCATGGATGGTACCAACAAGATTGCGCTGGGCTACCGTGAAGTCAATTTCTCCTTACCCCGCGCCGAACAGCTGATCCTGAACCGTCAGAATATTTTTGATGGTACCTGGGAAAAAACGCCTTCCATGAGCTGGGGTTTTGTGCCGCTTAGCGAATACCAGGGCGGCGGAGCCGCGGCTACACTGGAGCCGCTGAAAGACCATCTGGATGCTTACGAGCAACTGATGATGCAATATTATGGTGCCGGCGTACAGGCCTGTTACCGTGGTCCGCGTTTATACGACGACGTTAGCACGCAGCGGTTGGTGCAACAGGTGATCAGCTGGTACAAAAAATATCGCGATATCCTCAATACGGATGTGATCCATCTGCGCCGCGCGGATGGCCGCGATTGGGACGGGATCATGCATGTAAGTCCGGTGCTGAAACAGAAGGCCATGGTAATGTTGTATAATCCCACAACGCAGCCTGTTACCCGGGAAATAGCGCTGCCATTGTATTACAGCGGACTTGTCAACAAGGTCAGCATCCGGGAGAAAGAAGGTCGTCCATTATCGTATATCCTTGACCGTAACTATACCGCCCATGTTAAAGTGACCATCCCGGCATCGGGATACACCTGGCTGGTGGCGGAGTAA
- a CDS encoding alpha-L-fucosidase — protein MKKLMLAVITFLCCLQIQAQQQKKIFNETPEQMEKRLSWWLNDRFGMFIHWGLYSLPARHEWIKNYERITDSAYQKYFDNFNPDLYNPKEWARMAKAAGMKYAVITTKHHEGFCLFDSKFTDYKATNTAIKKDLIKEWVDAFRAEGLKVGFYYSLIDWHHPDFTIDRVHPQRVNDAKEYERLNKGRDMAKYRTYLYNQVKELMTNYGKIDILWTDFSYPGENGKDHNDWNSIELIKMVRKLQPGIIINDRLDLGEYEDGGDFVTPEQYKVSEWPTRNGKRVHWETCQTFSGSWGYYRDETSWKDNKQLLVLLIESVSKGGNLLLNVGPTSRGLFDARAQDRLEGMGEWMKVNSRSIYGCTEAPAGIQRPDNTLLTYNPDTKRLYVHLLDYPLQRIELPGLKGKVKYAQFLHDGSELKMKGTDKGALALDLPVRKPDVEIPVIELVME, from the coding sequence ATGAAAAAACTAATGCTTGCTGTTATTACCTTCCTTTGTTGCCTGCAGATACAGGCACAACAACAGAAGAAGATCTTCAATGAAACGCCGGAGCAGATGGAGAAACGGCTGTCGTGGTGGCTGAATGACCGTTTTGGTATGTTTATCCACTGGGGGCTGTATTCCCTGCCTGCCCGTCATGAGTGGATAAAAAATTATGAGCGCATTACAGACAGTGCTTATCAGAAATACTTCGATAACTTCAATCCCGACCTGTACAATCCGAAGGAATGGGCCCGCATGGCCAAAGCGGCGGGGATGAAGTATGCGGTGATCACTACCAAACACCACGAAGGTTTCTGTTTGTTTGATTCCAAATTTACAGACTACAAAGCCACTAATACGGCTATCAAAAAAGATCTGATAAAGGAATGGGTGGACGCTTTCCGTGCTGAGGGCCTGAAGGTAGGCTTCTATTATTCGCTGATTGACTGGCATCATCCTGACTTTACAATCGACCGTGTGCATCCGCAGCGTGTGAACGATGCCAAAGAGTACGAACGCCTCAATAAAGGCAGGGATATGGCCAAATACCGCACTTACCTGTATAATCAGGTAAAGGAGCTGATGACCAACTACGGTAAAATAGACATTCTGTGGACCGACTTTTCCTATCCGGGAGAAAATGGGAAAGATCATAACGACTGGAATTCCATCGAGCTGATTAAGATGGTGCGTAAGCTGCAGCCGGGCATCATTATCAACGACAGGCTTGACCTGGGTGAGTATGAAGATGGAGGCGATTTTGTGACGCCGGAACAATACAAGGTGTCTGAATGGCCCACCCGCAACGGAAAACGGGTGCATTGGGAAACCTGCCAGACCTTTTCCGGTTCATGGGGATATTATCGGGATGAAACCTCCTGGAAAGACAACAAACAGCTGTTGGTGCTGCTGATAGAATCCGTGAGCAAGGGTGGGAATCTGTTACTCAATGTGGGCCCTACTTCCAGAGGATTGTTTGATGCCCGTGCACAAGACAGGCTGGAAGGTATGGGGGAGTGGATGAAGGTAAACAGCCGTTCTATTTACGGTTGTACAGAAGCGCCGGCAGGTATTCAGCGGCCGGATAATACGCTGCTGACCTATAACCCGGACACTAAGCGGTTGTATGTGCATTTACTGGATTATCCATTGCAGCGGATTGAATTGCCGGGATTAAAAGGCAAGGTGAAATATGCACAGTTCCTGCATGATGGCTCGGAGCTGAAGATGAAAGGTACGGATAAAGGCGCGTTGGCGCTGGATTTGCCGGTACGGAAGCCGGATGTGGAAATACCGGTGATTGAGCTGGTGATGGAATAG
- a CDS encoding response regulator transcription factor produces the protein MKKVRPLNAGHLGEGKIYEVAALHNESTNVLQQLAKDICNLVFMDIEIPGLTAIEAASIVKAAYPDINVILLTLNEKGKSLKEMPVQEEGLAVDHIPPVSLSEFITQVYETAMQSNLVAVNKVLAFFRKERASYHDPYGLSPREKEILRCLVSGDTYKQIAEHCHISVGTVRSHIMNIYRKLDVNSRSNAIVKAMKENLV, from the coding sequence ATGAAAAAAGTGCGGCCTTTAAATGCTGGTCATTTAGGAGAAGGGAAGATTTATGAGGTTGCGGCATTACACAATGAATCAACGAACGTGTTACAACAATTAGCTAAAGATATCTGTAACCTGGTTTTTATGGATATAGAGATACCTGGATTGACCGCGATAGAAGCTGCGAGTATTGTAAAAGCTGCATATCCGGATATAAATGTGATTTTGCTGACTTTGAATGAGAAGGGGAAATCTCTGAAAGAGATGCCTGTTCAGGAAGAGGGGCTGGCGGTGGACCATATACCACCGGTATCCCTGTCAGAGTTTATTACGCAGGTCTATGAGACTGCGATGCAATCTAATCTGGTAGCGGTCAACAAAGTGTTGGCATTTTTCCGGAAAGAACGTGCAAGTTATCACGATCCTTATGGCTTATCACCCCGTGAAAAGGAAATCCTGCGGTGCCTGGTAAGCGGTGATACTTACAAACAGATCGCTGAACACTGCCACATCAGTGTCGGTACTGTACGTTCCCACATTATGAACATCTACCGCAAACTGGATGTGAACTCCCGATCAAATGCCATTGTGAAAGCGATGAAAGAAAATTTGGTGTAA